One window from the genome of Natator depressus isolate rNatDep1 chromosome 27, rNatDep2.hap1, whole genome shotgun sequence encodes:
- the PRR29 gene encoding proline-rich protein 29 isoform X1 has translation MHWESPAETPSRPLERVCLHTASIATSCAGQLLLSCFLEGCSHPALTGKLLPDGGCIFTMHLGAAEAWGETPPRVQIIQQPIPQQPMTVFQQIPGILSPFTQPVRPGHVREDLIELMMIQNAQMHQVIMNNMTMAALTSFGFSPAPAAAQVTVPPRARRSPVWNNGEVQDLISVCGEEAVQSQLHSSRRNYDTFGQISRDTMERGHDRDAQLCRVKVKELQNAYRKACKANCRSSAAPATCRFYKELDAILGGDPTSTPSTTMDISEPSSTRQEEEESGSEGAEEEGDSPASLGACSQELFSSQEEGSQSQRPVLGEGQTPEDMPDATLRSQPSLLSTAKRLQRIRKRPRRRKEDMLHEVMQQSLNENQKAQEWQESERRVCRRNADRQHQSTERLLSIMERQADAIQALVAMQAEHYRTPRTQPLSQNSFPCAPISPPTHFPQHLGSYRHQLLPTPGASPPSPANYDPYPLHSPPSPCSRASTHCTALQTGHTQICD, from the exons ATGCACTGGGAGAGCCCTGCTGAGACGCCTTCTCGGCCTCTGGAGCGGGTTTGTTTGCACACGGCATCTATAGCAACGAGCTGTGCTGGCCAGCTACTGCTTTCCTGCTTCCTGGAGGGTTGCTCCCATCCAGCCCTCACTGGCAAGCTCCTTCCAGACGGGGGCTGCATCTTCACCATGCATTTGGGGGCAGCTGAGGCCTGGGGGGAGACTCCACCACGGGTGCAGATCATCCAACAGCCG ATTCCCCAACAGCCGATGACGGTATTTCAGCAGATCCCTGGGATCCTGTCTCCTTTCACTCAGCCCGTAAGGCCAGGACACGTCCGAGAAG ATCTGATAGAGCTCATGATGATACAAAATGCCCAGATGCATCAGGTGATCATGAACAACATGACGATGGCCGCACTGACATCCTTTGGATTCAGCCCAGCTCCCGCTGCTGCCCAG gtgaccgtGCCTCCACgggccaggcgatccccagtatggaacAATGGTGAGGTGcaggacctcatcagtgtttgtggggaggaagctgtccagtcccagctgcactccagccgtaggaattacgatacctttgggcagatatcaagggacacgatggaaaggggccatgaccgggatgcacagctgtgcagggttaaagtgaaggagctgcagaatgcctaccgcaaagcctgcaaggcaaactgccgctccagtgctgcccccgcgacctgccgtttctacaaagagctggatgcaatacttgggggcgaccccacctccactccgagtaccaccatggacatttcagagcccagttcaacaaggcaggaggaggaggaaagcgggagcgagggtgctgaggaggagggggacagcccAGCATCCCTAggtgcatgcagtcaggagctgttctcaagccaggaggaaggtagccagtcgcagcggccagtgcttggggaaggacaaacaccagaggacatgcctg atgcaaccttgagatctcagccgtccttgttatcaacagccaaaagactccaaagaattaggAAGCGGCCACGTAGAAgaaaagaggacatgctgcatgaagtaatgcagcaatcccttaatgaaaatcaaaaagcacaggagtggcaggagagtgaaaggagggtctgccGGCGGAATGCGGATCgccagcaccaaagcacagagcggctgctaagcatcatggagcgccaagcagacgcgatccaggcgctcgtagcaatgcaggcggagcactatcGTACCCCCCGCacacagcccttgtcccaaaactctttcccttgtgcccccatatcacctccaacccactttccccaacatctgggttcttatcgccaccagctgctTCCAACACCTggagcttcaccacccagccctgcaaactacgacccttaccctctgcactcacccccatcaccatgcagtagagccagcactcattgcacagcactccagacaggacatacgcaaatctgtgattga
- the PRR29 gene encoding proline-rich protein 29 isoform X2 has product MTVFQQIPGILSPFTQPVRPGHVREDLIELMMIQNAQMHQVIMNNMTMAALTSFGFSPAPAAAQVTVPPRARRSPVWNNGEVQDLISVCGEEAVQSQLHSSRRNYDTFGQISRDTMERGHDRDAQLCRVKVKELQNAYRKACKANCRSSAAPATCRFYKELDAILGGDPTSTPSTTMDISEPSSTRQEEEESGSEGAEEEGDSPASLGACSQELFSSQEEGSQSQRPVLGEGQTPEDMPDATLRSQPSLLSTAKRLQRIRKRPRRRKEDMLHEVMQQSLNENQKAQEWQESERRVCRRNADRQHQSTERLLSIMERQADAIQALVAMQAEHYRTPRTQPLSQNSFPCAPISPPTHFPQHLGSYRHQLLPTPGASPPSPANYDPYPLHSPPSPCSRASTHCTALQTGHTQICD; this is encoded by the exons ATGACGGTATTTCAGCAGATCCCTGGGATCCTGTCTCCTTTCACTCAGCCCGTAAGGCCAGGACACGTCCGAGAAG ATCTGATAGAGCTCATGATGATACAAAATGCCCAGATGCATCAGGTGATCATGAACAACATGACGATGGCCGCACTGACATCCTTTGGATTCAGCCCAGCTCCCGCTGCTGCCCAG gtgaccgtGCCTCCACgggccaggcgatccccagtatggaacAATGGTGAGGTGcaggacctcatcagtgtttgtggggaggaagctgtccagtcccagctgcactccagccgtaggaattacgatacctttgggcagatatcaagggacacgatggaaaggggccatgaccgggatgcacagctgtgcagggttaaagtgaaggagctgcagaatgcctaccgcaaagcctgcaaggcaaactgccgctccagtgctgcccccgcgacctgccgtttctacaaagagctggatgcaatacttgggggcgaccccacctccactccgagtaccaccatggacatttcagagcccagttcaacaaggcaggaggaggaggaaagcgggagcgagggtgctgaggaggagggggacagcccAGCATCCCTAggtgcatgcagtcaggagctgttctcaagccaggaggaaggtagccagtcgcagcggccagtgcttggggaaggacaaacaccagaggacatgcctg atgcaaccttgagatctcagccgtccttgttatcaacagccaaaagactccaaagaattaggAAGCGGCCACGTAGAAgaaaagaggacatgctgcatgaagtaatgcagcaatcccttaatgaaaatcaaaaagcacaggagtggcaggagagtgaaaggagggtctgccGGCGGAATGCGGATCgccagcaccaaagcacagagcggctgctaagcatcatggagcgccaagcagacgcgatccaggcgctcgtagcaatgcaggcggagcactatcGTACCCCCCGCacacagcccttgtcccaaaactctttcccttgtgcccccatatcacctccaacccactttccccaacatctgggttcttatcgccaccagctgctTCCAACACCTggagcttcaccacccagccctgcaaactacgacccttaccctctgcactcacccccatcaccatgcagtagagccagcactcattgcacagcactccagacaggacatacgcaaatctgtgattga
- the PRR29 gene encoding proline-rich protein 29 isoform X3 gives MHWESPAETPSRPLERVCLHTASIATSCAGQLLLSCFLEGCSHPALTGKLLPDGGCIFTMHLGAAEAWGETPPRVQIIQQPIPQQPMTVFQQIPGILSPFTQPVRPGHVREDLIELMMIQNAQMHQVIMNNMTMAALTSFGFSPAPAAAQVNLVPLHTEDEEADVVFHHHYAPYPSTTPSPPWQPLAQPPAWAQEPPSIRHVGLDPHPAPAGRTREDKVVPPPPPPSATGTVGADVPPATEYYDYTQGKL, from the exons ATGCACTGGGAGAGCCCTGCTGAGACGCCTTCTCGGCCTCTGGAGCGGGTTTGTTTGCACACGGCATCTATAGCAACGAGCTGTGCTGGCCAGCTACTGCTTTCCTGCTTCCTGGAGGGTTGCTCCCATCCAGCCCTCACTGGCAAGCTCCTTCCAGACGGGGGCTGCATCTTCACCATGCATTTGGGGGCAGCTGAGGCCTGGGGGGAGACTCCACCACGGGTGCAGATCATCCAACAGCCG ATTCCCCAACAGCCGATGACGGTATTTCAGCAGATCCCTGGGATCCTGTCTCCTTTCACTCAGCCCGTAAGGCCAGGACACGTCCGAGAAG ATCTGATAGAGCTCATGATGATACAAAATGCCCAGATGCATCAGGTGATCATGAACAACATGACGATGGCCGCACTGACATCCTTTGGATTCAGCCCAGCTCCCGCTGCTGCCCAG GTGAACCTGGTCCCTCTGCACACTGAAGATGAAGAAGCAGATGTGGTATTTCACCACCATTACGCACCATACCCCAGCaccactcccagccccccatggcagcccctggcacagcctccagcatgggCACAGGAGCCCCCTAGCATACGCCATGTCGGCCTGGACCcgcacccagccccagcaggcAGGACTCGGGAGGA CAAAGTGGTCCCTCCGCCCCCGCCGCCCAGCGCCACGGGGACAGTGGGAGCCGACGTCCCACCGGCCACTG AGTATTACGACTACACCCAGGGCAAGCTGTGA